A stretch of DNA from Gymnodinialimonas sp. 57CJ19:
TCCGGTGGATCGGCGGGCTTGTGATAGGGGGCGCTGGCAAATAGGGCGCGGGTGGTTTCGGCTGGAAGGGGACGATTCAACTATCGGGGCGCGTATCCCCAATGTCCACTCAGCAGCCGTCGGTACCATGCGCCGCCAAGGTCCGGTTTTTGCAGTCCGCAGGCAATGCCGATTCATTCTGCGGAAAGTGTGCCCTATGTGCCCTTGTCAGTTTGCCGTTGATCTCACGGAATCCCTATCGTCACTACGCGCTTGACCCCAAATTCAGTGTAAAATATGCAGGCTCAAGAGCGCGCGGGCGTTGTGTAATGGTAAGACCTCAGCCTTCCAAGCTGATGATACGGGTTCGATTCCCGTCGCCCGCTCCAACCTTCCGAGTATGTGCGTTGTTCTGGTCCGGCAGGGCGCGGCTATGGCGTTGCCGCTTTTGACCCGCATCAGAAGATGAAGTCTTGAGCGTCGAGATCCACGAAGTTCACGCCCTCCAGCATGATTGTCCCCCCACCTGTGGTGATCGCCACATCACCGCCCACCTGGGTGGCCGCGGCGGTGCCGGAGCCCGTCCCGAGCACTTCGGAGAGGCTGTTCAAGGAGGAAAGACCAGAGAAGTCGATCTTTTCAAAATCGTTGGTCGCCTCAAAATCGCTGATGGCGTCGTCGCCGTGGCCGTCAAAGAAGATGAATGTATCCGCGTTGAAATTGCCGGTCATTGTGTCGTTACCGGCGCCGCCGATCAGCGTGTCATGCCCGGCGCCGCCCCATAATACATCGTCGCCTGCATCGCCCTTCAGGTAGTCGCTTTGGGTGCCGCCGCGCAGCATGTCGTTGCCTGTGCCGCCAAAAAGAATGTCGTTGCCCTCTCCGCCGATCAGCTTGTCGTTTCGGTTCCCGCCATCCAGCGTATCATCGCCGCGTCCCCCGATCAGGCGGTCGGCCCCCATTTCGCCAAGGATCAGGTCGTCTCCGTTGCCGCCGGAGAGACGATCGTTCTGATCCCCGCCGATCAACGTGTCATCGCCCATACCGCCAACGATCGAATCGCGTCCTTCTCCGCCTTCCAGATAGTCGAATTCCGATCCGCCGATCAGCGTATCAGCGCCCGCGCCGCCTGAAAGACTATCCGCCCCCGCACCGCCGTCGATCACGTTAGCCGCGCCGTTGCCAGAAATCGTATCGGCGCCGCTGCCGCCCAAGGCATTTTCAATCACGGCACCCATGGCAATGGAGAAGTTGCCCCCATAGCCGCCAATGTTGGAGAACGCCCCTTCTTGCAGCGTTAACCATTGCCCCATGGCGTAGCCGGAAAGGTCGATCGTGTCGGTGCCTTGGCCGTCGTAAACCGTCATCAACGGTGTGGTATTGGTGGTGAAATCATAGACCGACCCGGCCTCGCTCGCGTTGAAGCCGTAGATTGTGTTTCCTGCGTTGTAGTTCACGTCCGCCCCATACAACTGATGGATCGCCATGAAGTCGTACAGCATGAAGGTATCGGGGTATCCAAGACCGTAACTGACGCCGGTATTCGTCTCTCCAAAATAGCTCATCACCGTGTATTGCTGCGAATCTTGCAGGAATTGAGCGTGATTGTCGTAAGTGAAAAAGACGCCGGGCGTGGCATTGTAGTCGCCGGGGTGGGCAAGGCCGATGGCGTGGCCGATCTCGTGGAGCATCGTATAGCCAGTATAGGTGCCAGTGCCGTAGGTTTGGCCGGGATAGAACGAGGTGTTGTTTAGCCAAACGTCCCCTTGCAGCGCGTTGGCATTGGTATTGCCGCCGTTCGATCCCGGATAATAAGCGTAGGCGCCGGACCCGTCGCTTGCCTCATAGGCGCCGAACAACATGGTTGCGTTGTTAGAGGTGCCTCCCGGTGCGACCTGCGTGAAATTCAGGCCCGAGATCGCGTCCACATAGGCCATCGCCGCTTCGGTAAGGGCAATTTGGTCCGCGTTCATGGCGATTGAGGGGGTATTGTTCAACGGATCGTTGCCCGACGCCCGGAACGCCCATGTTAACGATACTTCCGTGCCCGGTGTCGTCACCCACGCTTGGTTCGGGCGCAAAAGATTGCCAGCCCCCATGTCCGCATTGAAGCTGGCCACGGTGCCTTGGGTCACCGACACGCCATAGGTGCCGCTGTCGGCAAAGCTGTAGGAGCCGACATCAATGTAGAATGTCGTCGTTTCACTGACGGCAACGGTGATATCCGCATTCAATCCGGGGCCGTTGCTATCGTCATAGTCAACATAATTTCCGGCGGCGTTTCGCAGGGTCAGCGTGATGTCGTTCACGGCAGAGCTCAACGGGCCCACGCCCACGGCGGCAAGGGTATAGGTGCCGGCCTCCAGAGTTATTTCAATCCAATCGCTTTCCGAGCCCGATGACAGGGCCCCCATGAAATACTCGCCCACCGCAATCTCTGCTGAGGTTGTCGTGTCGGCGCTGGCATCTGTCCCTTCCAGCAACGTATCGCCGGGGGCGCTAATGGCCCCCGGATTTTGCGCCACGCCCTGGTCCTGGCCGACCAAGTTCTGGCCGATCAAATCTTTGTCGATCAAGTCTCCGTACGTGCAACCGATTAAGGTCGGGTTAAAGGCAGAACAAATCTGACACATGGGGGCGTTCCTATGGGGGTCCTTGGCGTTGGCGGGCCGGTGGTCGGGCGGGCCAGTGATGGGGTCAGGTCATGGTTCTGGCGGTGTCTGCTCTGTAGAACGCAAAAGTGTTAACGTGGGGTAACTGGGCGTTGCGCAAGTTCCGGCAATTTGCTCTGGCTGCCCTTGCGGATTGCCCGAAACATGGCCACCTGCGTACCAACATCCGAAACCGCGGGGAAAACTGCGTCGGCATGTCGCCGCGCTCCGGCGGGGAAATGCACGATAGAAGGGGCAGCGATAGCCGTTTCGCGTCGCTACATTTCTTGGCGGCCTTGCAGAACGTGGCATCCTGAACAGGCGAAAAGACCATGGCAAACGATCAAACTACCGCCCCGACACCGGACAAGCCCGTGCCCCACGGCGCGTCGGAAGAGCGGGAGCGTTCGAAGAAGATCGGTAGCCTGAAAGAACTGGTTCCGTTCCTTGTCCCCCATAAGATCATGGTGTTTGGCGCCCTCGCGGCGCTTGTCCTGACCGCGACGGTATCATTGACCTTACCCCTTGCCGTGCGCCGTGTGGTGGACGGGTTCGAGACGGAAGCGACCGCGCTTCTTGACCAATACTTCCTTGCAGCCATCGGCATCGCGGGCCTTTTGGCCCTTGGCACGGGATTGCGCTACTATCTTGTGACACGCCTTGGCGAACGGGTGATTGCCGATATCCGCAAGGCCGTGTTTGACCGAATGATCACCATGAGCCCGGCCTTCTTCGAGCGCATCATGACGGGCGAGGTCCTGAGCCGGATCACTACGGACACGACGCTGCTTCTAAGCGTCATTTCCTCCAGCATGTCGGTTGCGCTGCGCAATGTTCTGATCCTGATCGGTGGCATCGGCTTGATGCTTTGGACCTCTCCGAAACTGGCAGGGGCGGTGTTGCTGATCGTGCCGCTTGTGATCGTGCCGATCGTTGTTCTCGGGCGTCGCTTGCGGGTGCTGAGCCGTCAGAACCAGGATTGGATCGCCGAAAGCTCGGGCAATGCGTCCGAGGCGCTTTTGTCCGCCCAAACCGTGCAGGCCTTCACCCACGAAAAACCCACCGCCAGCCGGTTCGCCGATGTGACGGAGCTGTCGTTTGACAGCGCGCGCAAACGTATTGCGACCCGGGCCGTGATGACGGTGATCGTGATCGCCCTGGTGTTCTCGGGCGTGGTTGGTGTCCTTTGGGTAGGGGCGCGGGATGTGCGGGCCGAGGTGATGACCGTCGGCGCTTTGATCCAGTTCCTGATCTACGCCATCATGGTTGCAGGCTCCGTTGGGGCCTTGTCCGAGATCTGGGGCGAGTTGCAACGCGCCTCGGGCGCGACGGAACGGTTGGTAGAGCTTCTGGGCACCGAAGATACCGTCGCCGACCCGGTGCGCGCCGTGACATTGCCCGACGCCGGACGCGGGGCGATTGCCTTTGATAACGTGAGTTTCCACTACCCCACCCGGCCCGATACGGCCGCCCTTGAGGGGGTCAGCTTCACGATCCAACCCGGTGAAACGGTGGCGTTGGTGGGGCCCTCCGGGGCAGGGAAATCGACCGTCTTCCAACTGTTGCTGCGCTTTTATGACCCTGAAGCGGGGGCGATCTCTCTTGACGGGGTGGGCCTGCCGGACATGGCCCGTGACACCTTCCGTCAAGCGATGGCTCTGGTGCCCCAAGACCCGGTGATCTTCGCCGCCTCCGCCCGTGACAACATCCGCTTTGGCCGCCTCGATGCCAGTGATGCCGAGGTGGAAGCCGCCGCAAAGGCCGCCGCGGCCCACGACTTTATCGCCGCGCTACCCAAGGGCTACGACACCTATGTCGGCGAACGGGGCATGATGCTGTCGGGCGGCCAAAAGCAACGCATCGCCATCGCCCGTGCTATCCTGCGAGACG
This window harbors:
- a CDS encoding ABC transporter transmembrane domain-containing protein, with protein sequence MANDQTTAPTPDKPVPHGASEERERSKKIGSLKELVPFLVPHKIMVFGALAALVLTATVSLTLPLAVRRVVDGFETEATALLDQYFLAAIGIAGLLALGTGLRYYLVTRLGERVIADIRKAVFDRMITMSPAFFERIMTGEVLSRITTDTTLLLSVISSSMSVALRNVLILIGGIGLMLWTSPKLAGAVLLIVPLVIVPIVVLGRRLRVLSRQNQDWIAESSGNASEALLSAQTVQAFTHEKPTASRFADVTELSFDSARKRIATRAVMTVIVIALVFSGVVGVLWVGARDVRAEVMTVGALIQFLIYAIMVAGSVGALSEIWGELQRASGATERLVELLGTEDTVADPVRAVTLPDAGRGAIAFDNVSFHYPTRPDTAALEGVSFTIQPGETVALVGPSGAGKSTVFQLLLRFYDPEAGAISLDGVGLPDMARDTFRQAMALVPQDPVIFAASARDNIRFGRLDASDAEVEAAAKAAAAHDFIAALPKGYDTYVGERGMMLSGGQKQRIAIARAILRDAPILLLDEATSALDAESERAVQEAVTEMSATRTTLIVAHRLATVKQADRILVFEGGKIVAEGTHDTLVAQGGLYARLARLQFTAGLAAE
- a CDS encoding M10 family metallopeptidase C-terminal domain-containing protein, which encodes MIDKDLIGQNLVGQDQGVAQNPGAISAPGDTLLEGTDASADTTTSAEIAVGEYFMGALSSGSESDWIEITLEAGTYTLAAVGVGPLSSAVNDITLTLRNAAGNYVDYDDSNGPGLNADITVAVSETTTFYIDVGSYSFADSGTYGVSVTQGTVASFNADMGAGNLLRPNQAWVTTPGTEVSLTWAFRASGNDPLNNTPSIAMNADQIALTEAAMAYVDAISGLNFTQVAPGGTSNNATMLFGAYEASDGSGAYAYYPGSNGGNTNANALQGDVWLNNTSFYPGQTYGTGTYTGYTMLHEIGHAIGLAHPGDYNATPGVFFTYDNHAQFLQDSQQYTVMSYFGETNTGVSYGLGYPDTFMLYDFMAIHQLYGADVNYNAGNTIYGFNASEAGSVYDFTTNTTPLMTVYDGQGTDTIDLSGYAMGQWLTLQEGAFSNIGGYGGNFSIAMGAVIENALGGSGADTISGNGAANVIDGGAGADSLSGGAGADTLIGGSEFDYLEGGEGRDSIVGGMGDDTLIGGDQNDRLSGGNGDDLILGEMGADRLIGGRGDDTLDGGNRNDKLIGGEGNDILFGGTGNDMLRGGTQSDYLKGDAGDDVLWGGAGHDTLIGGAGNDTMTGNFNADTFIFFDGHGDDAISDFEATNDFEKIDFSGLSSLNSLSEVLGTGSGTAAATQVGGDVAITTGGGTIMLEGVNFVDLDAQDFIF